The Thermogemmata fonticola genome has a window encoding:
- a CDS encoding aminotransferase class I/II-fold pyridoxal phosphate-dependent enzyme, giving the protein MGLIDRWKITLNTLKSQDRYRNIRAGDGIDFTSNDYLGYGHGRCPISVEDQASLPVTGMGSRLLRGHHPIWEQVEAQLAQWHGAESVLMMTSGFTANEGLLTTVIEPGDWVAADERCHASIYEALRICRPRKYIFKHNDLNHLEDGLRQEAQIRPVGREMFIVTESIFSMDGDLAPLQDIVELAERYGAHLIVDEAHSTGCYGVNGSGLVDALHLRSRVLATVHTGGKALGLCGAYICGSHLLKEYLINRCRHLIFTTALPPLLGAYWCKGIQRVINDNSGRELLFRNVQLFRSLLHDSGWDIRGDSYIVPIVVGEDNKAVRLAQQLWLQGWDIRAIRPPSVPEYSARLRISLHADHTPDCLENLALRLRSIFTEYH; this is encoded by the coding sequence ATGGGATTGATCGATCGCTGGAAAATAACACTGAATACATTGAAATCACAAGACCGATACCGCAATATACGGGCAGGGGATGGTATTGATTTCACATCGAATGATTATCTTGGTTATGGTCATGGACGCTGTCCGATCTCTGTCGAAGACCAGGCGAGCTTGCCGGTGACGGGAATGGGTTCGCGTCTGCTGCGCGGGCACCATCCCATCTGGGAGCAGGTCGAAGCGCAATTGGCTCAATGGCATGGGGCCGAATCGGTGTTGATGATGACAAGCGGCTTCACAGCCAACGAAGGGTTGCTAACCACAGTGATCGAACCGGGAGATTGGGTGGCGGCAGATGAGCGGTGCCACGCAAGCATCTATGAGGCCTTACGTATCTGCCGGCCACGAAAATATATATTCAAGCACAATGACCTTAATCATCTTGAGGATGGATTGAGACAGGAGGCGCAGATACGCCCAGTAGGGCGTGAGATGTTTATTGTCACCGAATCCATTTTCAGTATGGACGGTGATCTGGCTCCTCTCCAAGATATTGTGGAACTCGCGGAACGCTATGGGGCACATCTCATTGTGGATGAAGCCCATAGCACGGGTTGCTACGGCGTCAACGGTTCCGGACTCGTCGATGCTCTGCACCTCCGTTCTCGCGTGCTAGCCACCGTTCACACAGGCGGCAAAGCGTTGGGATTATGCGGAGCATATATTTGTGGATCGCATTTATTGAAAGAGTATCTTATCAATCGTTGCCGACATTTGATTTTTACGACAGCATTACCGCCACTTTTAGGTGCTTATTGGTGCAAAGGAATACAAAGAGTCATTAATGATAATTCAGGGCGAGAATTGCTATTTCGTAATGTGCAATTATTTCGATCACTTCTACATGATAGCGGCTGGGATATACGAGGCGATTCTTATATTGTTCCCATAGTGGTTGGTGAGGATAACAAGGCCGTTCGCCTGGCTCAACAGTTATGGCTCCAAGGCTGGGATATTCGGGCAATACGCCCGCCCTCGGTGCCTGAATATTCCGCGCGACTTCGTATCTCCCTCCACGCTGATCATACACCTGATTGTTTAGAGAATCTAGCTCTGCGATTACGATCTATTTTTACTGAATATCATTAA